One segment of Dioscorea cayenensis subsp. rotundata cultivar TDr96_F1 unplaced genomic scaffold, TDr96_F1_v2_PseudoChromosome.rev07_lg8_w22 25.fasta BLBR01001539.1, whole genome shotgun sequence DNA contains the following:
- the LOC120256600 gene encoding aquaporin SIP2-1-like, producing the protein MAGLILLDMALSFLWVWAGALSKLLIYDYLGVHHYPDADVLKIVVGVTYMFFFAWLTDHTGGASYNPLTVFSSAFSSGVKGFFFVVFVRIPSQVLGSIIGVMLIKRVCPKVGHGPRLNVGMHHGALTEGLLTFFIVLVSLGLKKKDPKSFFMKTWISSVCKGALHILGSDLTGGIMNPASVSAIYVIFKSIMLVNLRS; encoded by the exons ATGGCTGGCCTGATCCTCCTGGACATGGCCCTCTCCTTTCTGTGGGTCTGGGCTGGTGCCCTTTCCAAGCTTCTGATCTACGATTACCTCGGCGTCCACCATTACCCCGACGCTGATGTCCTGAAGATCGTCGTCGGCGTCACTTATATGTTCTTTTTCGCTTGGCTCACCGACCATACCGGCGGCGCCTCCTACAACCCCCTCACCGTGTTCTCCTCTGCATTCTCCTCCGGCGTCAAAGGCTTCTTTTTCGTCGTCTTTGTCCGCATCCCCTCTCAG GTACTTGGATCTATTATTGGAGTTATGCTAATCAAAAGAGTATGCCCTAAAGTTGGTCATGGACCTCGTTTAAATGTTGGTATGCATCATGGGGCATTAACAGAAGGACTGCTGACATTCTTCATTGTGCTTGTATCTCTGGGACTCAAGAAAAAAGACCCCAAAAGCTTCTTTATGAAGACCTGGATTTCAAGTGTATGTAAGGGAGCACTTCATATCCTGGGTTCTGATTTAACTGGAGGAATCATGAACCCTGCTTCGGTAAGTgctatatatgttatttttaaaagcatAATGCTTGTCAATCTGAGGTCATGA